The proteins below are encoded in one region of Campylobacter helveticus:
- a CDS encoding tautomerase family protein codes for MPIVNIKLAKPTLSKEEKAQLITDITELLSTKYNKTKERVVVMIEDIEPYDIGFGGKSVEQIKTRG; via the coding sequence ATGCCTATAGTTAATATTAAACTTGCTAAACCTACTTTAAGTAAAGAGGAAAAAGCCCAGCTCATCACCGATATAACCGAGCTTTTAAGCACGAAATATAATAAAACTAAAGAAAGAGTTGTGGTGATGATAGAGGACATTGAGCCTTATGATATAGGTTTTGGTGGTAAAAGTGTGGAGCAAATTAAGACTAGGGGCTAA